The following are encoded together in the Williamwhitmania sp. genome:
- a CDS encoding DMT family transporter, with amino-acid sequence MKYFLLVLTTVIWGSTFFIIKDTVATVNEYYLVFLRTFIAAVSMLTFAYFKDKKALLNRTNLLRGMVLGVLLATTYISQTIGLKYTSSGHSAFITGAGVVIIPILLFVFFKRKLKFMEIIILLVVFLGLYLLAYDSQTALNIGDLITLITSFSLAWHLILAGRYVQKTEVFSLIGYQFLFAAILSFVLYVSTQPVSFALSGGETITMLYLGFIGTLFCYFVSVWAQKKVDTVTVALIFTLEPVFAALFAWIFASELLSWREISGGLVILGGIVAFQLISNRNKSLSRVAKLKIAD; translated from the coding sequence ATGAAGTATTTTTTGCTGGTACTCACTACAGTTATTTGGGGCTCAACTTTTTTCATAATAAAGGATACCGTTGCAACGGTTAATGAGTATTACCTTGTCTTTCTCCGCACGTTTATTGCCGCTGTTTCCATGCTTACATTTGCCTACTTCAAGGACAAAAAGGCACTCCTAAACCGAACAAATCTGCTTCGAGGAATGGTGCTGGGTGTTCTGCTGGCCACAACCTACATTTCACAAACCATTGGACTAAAATACACCAGCAGCGGGCACAGCGCATTTATAACGGGTGCGGGAGTGGTTATTATTCCAATCCTGCTGTTCGTTTTTTTTAAGAGGAAGTTGAAGTTCATGGAGATCATCATTCTGCTGGTTGTCTTTTTGGGATTATACCTGCTTGCCTACGATAGCCAAACGGCCCTGAACATAGGCGATTTAATTACCCTTATTACGTCATTCTCGCTGGCATGGCACCTTATTCTAGCCGGGCGATACGTTCAGAAAACCGAGGTGTTCTCGCTCATTGGGTATCAATTCCTATTTGCTGCTATTTTGAGTTTCGTGCTATACGTCTCTACCCAGCCCGTTTCGTTTGCGCTTTCGGGTGGCGAAACTATTACAATGCTCTATCTCGGATTTATAGGAACGCTTTTTTGTTACTTCGTTTCGGTATGGGCACAAAAAAAGGTGGACACCGTTACGGTGGCGCTGATATTTACGCTTGAACCGGTTTTTGCTGCGCTCTTTGCGTGGATTTTTGCTTCCGAGCTGTTAAGCTGGAGAGAAATTTCTGGTGGGCTTGTCATTCTTGGTGGAATTGTCGCCTTTCAACTCATCTCAAACCGAAATAAAAGTTTGAGTAGGGTGGCGAAGTTAAAGATAGCCGATTAG
- a CDS encoding nucleotidyltransferase domain-containing protein, with product MDKRATTSINQYISLIKKNHKGVTRAILFGSYAKNSERSDSDIDIALVFDKLNDSDKFDLQVQLMLLASQIDSRIEPHPISKDDFDSNSPFIIEIKRTGIEIA from the coding sequence ATGGATAAGAGAGCTACTACTTCAATAAACCAGTATATTTCATTAATCAAAAAGAATCACAAAGGGGTTACAAGAGCTATTCTTTTTGGTTCTTATGCCAAGAATAGTGAGAGGTCGGATAGCGATATTGACATAGCGTTAGTTTTCGACAAGCTCAATGATAGTGATAAGTTTGATTTACAGGTTCAGCTAATGTTGCTTGCATCCCAAATCGACTCACGAATAGAACCACACCCCATATCCAAAGACGATTTTGATTCTAATAGCCCATTTATTATTGAGATAAAAAGGACAGGCATTGAGATAGCATGA
- a CDS encoding L-histidine N(alpha)-methyltransferase has product IRLIEPGAGDGFKTRLLVHALMAKGYECTYNPIDISANVLDILCTSMLKTYPQLECEPIIGDYAELSEKIPDDGLPRLMLFLGSSLGNYDGEASINILRNFSALLKPGDFFLLGVDLVKEPSRILAAYNDASGYTAQFNYNLLTRINRELDANFDIDNFLHFPVYNPILQQAESYLLSKQVQLVTIKSANVDIHFGAWEPIHTEISRKYTLDKIESLSTNSGFQIISNYTDMHNDFCCSLWQKR; this is encoded by the coding sequence GAATCCGGCTTATTGAACCTGGTGCAGGAGATGGTTTTAAAACTCGTTTACTCGTTCATGCCTTAATGGCCAAGGGCTATGAATGCACCTACAACCCAATAGATATCTCGGCCAACGTGCTCGATATACTCTGCACCTCTATGCTGAAAACATACCCTCAGCTGGAATGCGAGCCAATAATTGGCGATTATGCTGAGCTATCTGAAAAGATACCCGACGATGGATTGCCCCGGTTGATGCTATTTCTTGGCTCTAGCCTAGGCAATTACGACGGTGAGGCCTCCATTAACATCCTGAGAAATTTTTCAGCACTTCTTAAACCGGGAGACTTCTTTCTACTCGGTGTCGATCTGGTTAAGGAACCTTCTCGAATTCTGGCGGCCTACAACGATGCCAGTGGATACACCGCCCAATTCAACTATAACCTGCTTACAAGAATTAACCGTGAGCTTGATGCCAATTTCGATATCGACAACTTTCTTCATTTTCCCGTCTACAACCCAATTTTACAGCAAGCCGAAAGCTACCTGCTGAGCAAGCAAGTGCAGCTGGTTACCATTAAATCGGCCAATGTAGATATCCATTTTGGTGCTTGGGAGCCCATACACACCGAAATATCGAGGAAATACACGTTGGATAAGATAGAGTCGCTCTCCACCAATTCCGGATTCCAAATTATATCGAACTACACCGACATGCACAACGACTTTTGCTGCAGCTTGTGGCAGAAAAGGTGA
- the namA gene encoding NADPH dehydrogenase NamA, whose product MSKLFTPLTIKEVTLRNRIAVSPMCMYSTTDGFANDWHLVHLGSRATGGAGLVIAEATAVSAEGRISPNDLGIYKQEHVGMLQRITAFIHQQGSVAGIQLAHAGRKASCARPWEGGKQLNGEAGGWATVAPSAIPFFPEDGLPQALTLEGIQKVVSDFRTAAMRALKAGFKVVELHAAHGYLVHQFLSPLSNHRTDGYGGSFENRIRLLLEIVEAVKEVWPQTLPLFVRISATDWAEGGWDVDEAVKLSAILKQHGVDLIDTSSGGMVAHAKIPLGPSYQVPFAERIKRESGIMTGAVGLITEAQQAEDILQKGQADLILIARQSLRDPNFPLHAAKQLGDDVEWPVQYVRGK is encoded by the coding sequence ATGTCCAAGCTCTTCACCCCCCTCACCATTAAGGAGGTAACCCTCCGAAACCGAATTGCCGTTTCGCCCATGTGCATGTACTCCACCACAGATGGCTTTGCCAACGATTGGCACCTGGTGCACCTGGGTAGCCGCGCCACTGGAGGGGCGGGACTTGTTATAGCGGAAGCCACGGCGGTGTCGGCCGAGGGGCGCATCTCACCCAACGATTTGGGCATATACAAGCAGGAGCACGTCGGAATGCTGCAGCGCATTACAGCGTTTATCCATCAGCAGGGCTCGGTGGCGGGTATTCAGCTGGCGCACGCCGGCCGTAAGGCCAGCTGCGCTCGTCCGTGGGAGGGCGGAAAGCAGCTCAACGGTGAGGCGGGCGGTTGGGCTACGGTGGCTCCCTCAGCAATTCCGTTTTTCCCGGAGGATGGGCTGCCGCAAGCTCTTACCCTTGAAGGCATTCAGAAGGTTGTTTCCGATTTTAGGACGGCGGCCATGCGCGCGCTCAAGGCTGGGTTTAAGGTGGTTGAACTACACGCTGCCCACGGTTACCTCGTTCACCAGTTTCTGTCGCCGCTGAGCAACCACCGCACCGATGGCTATGGCGGCAGCTTCGAAAACCGAATACGGTTGCTTTTGGAGATTGTGGAGGCAGTAAAGGAGGTGTGGCCCCAAACGCTTCCCCTGTTTGTTCGCATCTCCGCCACCGATTGGGCCGAGGGTGGTTGGGATGTTGATGAGGCGGTAAAGCTCTCTGCAATTCTTAAGCAGCATGGGGTGGACCTCATCGATACCTCCTCGGGAGGAATGGTGGCCCATGCAAAAATTCCGCTAGGCCCGAGCTACCAGGTTCCCTTTGCCGAGCGCATTAAAAGGGAGTCGGGCATTATGACCGGAGCCGTTGGCCTCATTACCGAGGCGCAGCAGGCCGAGGATATACTGCAAAAGGGGCAGGCCGACCTTATCCTCATAGCACGGCAATCGCTACGCGACCCCAACTTCCCACTGCATGCCGCCAAGCAGCTGGGCGACGATGTGGAGTGGCCGGTTCAGTATGTGAGGGGGAAGTAG